A genome region from Octopus sinensis linkage group LG26, ASM634580v1, whole genome shotgun sequence includes the following:
- the LOC115224755 gene encoding uncharacterized protein LOC115224755: MKATTSITNSNLILLLFCVLCLQIITATRDCPRGQLKHGDKCCRPVLHCPAGSYVKTCERNGNCDECLPCTRGTKNPFITSSFDVKKCYKNDCPTDAFRVSGIKCECALHDGYVGENSHFCQISPLECAKGKELTHEGKCEDCENNHYKYWVGKGYCIRDVDCSMIGLNKTAGNLATPTICLGLEDKCSPKERKPPLPPDVRPQTPTTVRVSSSATTTTTTTTPSVPVATTVRRTATKRLLTKRTEESKPTAFIPPVTEKSESVSMEGRRTSTLRSNRNDFDVFRAQYIYATVIGVLIIIVIILIAYIVRIKHQSRKKQKRHDNNYQSIDQVRKVSPNDTQRPLPKKPSSSNLIDTYMEMGKSGSTLKSSVPYFISSPYDPSTLTRLIQPPGVEIPILPPIYQQTTQSMMGFRHCSPPRQESNASGEELGLGSSSSIRDCSISSETALKVPDATEPNSNRFDAATMTEATRAELAAVDPVRVEPFRRDFEPSYQDAISLHSTSQYSPAFHCIQQPQVTQTGIVLPQFVHYTQPMNKTRNREYV; the protein is encoded by the exons ATGAAAGCCACAACTTCCATCACGAACTCCAACCTCATTCTATTGCTGTTCTGTGTTCTTTGCCTGCAG ATCATTACAGCAACACGCGATTGTCCTAGAGGTCAGTTGAAGCATGGTGACAAATGCTGTAGACCAGTTTTGCATTGTCCAGCAG GTTCTTATGTGAAAACGTGTGAGCGGAATGGTAACTGTGACGAGTGTTTGCCTTGTACCAGAGGAACTAAGAACCCATTCATCACTTCATCATTTGATGTCAAGAAATGCTATAAAAACGACTGCCCCACAG aTGCCTTCAGAGTCTCTGGCATCAAATGCGAGTGTGCTCTTCATGATGGTTACGTGGGGGAAAACTCTCACTTCTGTCAGATAAGCCCTCTCGAGTGCGCGAAAGGAAAGGAATTAACTCATGAAG GTAAATGCGAGGATTGTGAGAACAACCACTACAAATACTGGGTCGGAAAAGGTTACTGCATCAGAGACGTCGA TTGTTCCATGATAGGTTTGAATAAAACAGCCGGAAATCTTGCAACCCCTACCATATGTCTGGGCCTTGAAGATAAATGTTCTC caaaagaaagaaagccaCCGTTGCCGCCAGACGTGAGGCCACAAACACCAACGACAGTCAGGGTCTCCTCCtccgctacaacaacaacaacaacaacaactccctCTGTTCCAGTGGCAACAACAGTAAGAAGAACAGCAACGAAAAGGCTTTTAACGAAAAGAACAGAAGAATCGAAACCTACAGCCTTCATTCCTCCCGTGACTGAGAAGTCGGAGAGTGTGAGCATGGAGGGGAGAAGGACATCGACCCTGAGAAGCAACAGGAATGATTTTGATGTGTTTAG AGCCCAGTACATCTACGCAACAGTCATTGGTGTACTTATTATAATTGTCATCATACTAATTGCTT ACATTGTAAGAATAAAAC ATCAAAGCCGCAAGAAAC aaAAGAGACATGACAACAACTACCAGTCAATTG ATCAAGTGCGGAAAGTCTCACCCAATGACACACAAAGGCCGCTTCCTAAAAAACCCAGCTCAAGCAATTTGATCGACACATACATGGAAATGGGAAAGTCTGGTAGCACTCTCAAAAGTTCTGTACCATATTTCA TCAGCAGCCCTTATGATCCTTCTACTTTGACCAGATTAATCCAGCCGCCAGGGGTAGAAATCCCTATACTTCCCCCCATCTATCAACAAACCACACAATCTATGATGGGATTTAGGCACTGTTCTCCTCCAC GTCAAGAAAGCAATGCATCCGGAGAAGAATTGGGCCTAGGAAGCTCTTCGTCGATTCGTGATTGTTCTATTAGTAGCGAGACTGCTTTGAAAGTACCAGATGCTACTGAGCCAAACTCAAACAGATTTGATGCAGCCACCATGACTGAAGCAACAAGGGCTGAACTAGCGGCAGTTGACCCAGTGAGAGTTGAGCCATTTAGACGGGACTTTGAACCCTCCTATCAGGATGCTATATCCCTACATTCAACCAGCCAATATTCGCCAGCCTTTCATTGCATTCAACAACCCCAAGTGACACAAACAGGCATTGTTCTCC CTCAGTTTGTGCATTATACTCAGCCAATGAACAAGACGAGAAACAGGGAATACGTGTAA